The DNA window CTACCAAAAGTGAGGAATTTTCTTCTCATTTCACTTCACAAAATATCACTCCCTACTATTGTCAGCTATCTTGTTCTATTTTTCTTGGGAGAGAAAAATATGAGGATGAGTTTATATTACTATAGTCACTATTTAGGGGTAGATATGGGTTGTGACCCCTTGGTAGCATTACTCTTTTGTTTAAAGGGAAagactttgattttttttttttttgaaatttgttacTGGTGAGTGAAATATCTCAGCTAAAACTGCAATTGGGAAATGTAGTTTGTTTGATAGTATGGTGAAACTAAAATCTCATGTACGGTTCTGGAATAGTGATGACATTTCCAAACAACCATCAAAGTTTGATGGTATGATCAAAACATACTTAGATGATATTAATCTTTTCTAGATTTGAGTGCTGCTGTGTTTAAAGGATATGTCACTCCAACATTCCCATTTCCTTCCTTCTCATGATCATACACAGAATAAAGAGGTGATTGTCAAACTTAATGATTAGACATTCTGGTTGACATACATGGATCACACTTAAAAAAGTAGGTGTGAGTTTCAATCATGAAAGTACTGATTGTGAACACAGTTGCATAACTAAAACTTACATTTACTTGAACTGCGATTTAGCGTTATGAGTTATGACTTAGTTGATGGCAGTCCTGCTTCCATATTTGTTATTGAGATCCCAAAATTTTGTTGAATCCATTTCTAGGTTGGGTGTTGGCTGAGATTTATTCTAAGTGTGTGAAAGATTTCCTTTTAGAATTTATTTGGGAGtattttcttgtaattttcACTTTTTCGATACACAAAACATGCTcgttcttttttgtttttgccctTTGTTTGCTTCATATCGTACAATAATTAACTAAATGCTAAGGCGTGTAAACACACTGAAAATGGCAGGTACACCCTAAATATATGGGATGTCGGGGGCCAGAAAACAATACGATCTTATTGGAGAAACTACTTCGAGCAAACGGATGGTTTGGTTTGGGTAGTTGACAGTTCAGATCTAAGAAGGTTGGATGATTGCAAAATGGAGCTCGATAACCTCCTAAAGGAAGAGGTCTGTTTTCTGTTCAATCCAAGCGGTATCTATTGTGCTTAACCAAAGCGgtatctcttttcttattgttaCTAACTTAGGTGCTCAATTCATAACTGTTTCTCCCTTAACTTCCTACATTTCTCAATTATTACTAATGTTCTtaataccttttttttttctgtgatAGAGGCTATCTGGAGCATCCTTATTGATACTAGCAAATAAACAGGACATTAAAGGTGCCCTTACGCCTGAAGAGATAGCCAAGGTAAACTTAATTTTGTCATCTCTAAGTAATCGCTATATCAGTTCCTTAACTTTTTTATAGCCTGCCTCATCAAATTTATATAGTTTAACTTGTATTTATTCTCTCAAATGCTCTCTTTTGTAGTTAAATTTCTATGCCCAAACATTGTCTGCGCTGAAATCTGTCTGAGAACTAATTTCAAATCATCCTTAACCTTTCCATGCATAGAATTTTGTCTTGGTTTGCATTTGGGGTATTGTGGTTGGGTAGTTTGTTGGGGGAAGTTAGTGACTATAAATAAAGAGAAGTGGGGATCAGGGTATTTGGCATTTGTTATTTAGTCTTGGAAAGTGAAGACAAACTAACTGTTCCTCAAATCAGTGTAACCTTTTTCTAGATTTCTTAACACATCATATATGCAAATAACGAGTTGAACTCTTAGGCATGTCTAAAACACTATTCTATTATAGGTAGTATCATGCAAAATGCGAAAACAAAACTGATTTTGATATGATTACTATCGGATGAATCGTCACTTCAATTGTAAGCATCAATCATAATCATGAAAAGCTCACTATTAAGTCTCTCATACCGTATTCTTATAAATCAAGCTAGTTATCCCTGGTTTAATatattattgtttggtttttaATATTGTCCTTTATGGCTCAGGTGCTTAACTTGGAAGCCATGGACAAATCTCGTCATTGGAAGATAGTTGGCTGTAGTGCATACACTGGCGAGGGTCTGCTTGAGGGTTTTGATTGGTTAGTCCAGGACATAGCCTCCAGAATCTATATGCTTGATTAATAATTCATGAAATGGTTCAACCTTCCCTGAGCATCCTTCTTTGGAATAAACTGCCCATTGCATCATTGAAACCTTCCAAGTTTtaatatattcattttttttttcatttttattaccTTGTCGTTGCTTTTCTGGCACTgtaagattttgaagaaatgtTAGAATACTGTGGGAAGGTGTATAAAACTGAAGTGGAATGATTAT is part of the Arachis duranensis cultivar V14167 chromosome 1, aradu.V14167.gnm2.J7QH, whole genome shotgun sequence genome and encodes:
- the LOC107485818 gene encoding ADP-ribosylation factor-like protein 2 encodes the protein MGLLSIIRKIKRKEKEMRILMVGLDNSGKTTIVLKINGEDTSVISPTLGFNIKTITYQKYTLNIWDVGGQKTIRSYWRNYFEQTDGLVWVVDSSDLRRLDDCKMELDNLLKEERLSGASLLILANKQDIKGALTPEEIAKVLNLEAMDKSRHWKIVGCSAYTGEGLLEGFDWLVQDIASRIYMLD